From a region of the Impatiens glandulifera chromosome 4, dImpGla2.1, whole genome shotgun sequence genome:
- the LOC124935158 gene encoding ethylene-responsive transcription factor ERF024-like gives MADNTTTSTPRGSGRHPVYRGVRRRNSSSSKWVSEIREPRSPNRIWLGTFPTPEMAATAYDVAALALKGKHAELNFPGSASSLPIPASNAPQDIQAAAACAAAAAGAAADAIVAAGSREMEEDQPIIDHDEAGRSIGRDHDQFVDEDLIFDMPNVIMNMAEGMLLSPPRFTSGSPYDDDHLDQSTLADTTAHQTLWDFP, from the coding sequence ATGGCAGATAACACAACCACCAGTACTCCACGTGGCTCTGGCCGACACCCAGTTTACCGCGGAGTGAGGCGTCgcaacagcagcagcagcaagtGGGTGTCGGAGATACGAGAGCCCAGATCCCCAAACAGGATTTGGCTAGGTACTTTTCCCACTCCAGAGATGGCAGCAACCGCATATGATGTGGCCGCGTTGGCTTTAAAGGGGAAACATGCCGAGCTCAATTTCCCCGGTTCTGCTTCCTCCCTGCCAATTCCGGCATCAAATGCACCTCAAGACATTCAGGCGGCAGCTGCTTGTGCGGCGGCGGCTGCCGGAGCAGCCGCCGATGCAATCGTGGCTGCAGGTTCAAGAGAGATGGAAGAAGATCAGCCAATTATAGATCATGATGAGGCTGGTAGGAGTATTGGAAGAGATCATGATCAGTTTGTGGATGAggatttgatatttgatatgCCTAATGTGATTATGAACATGGCTGAAGGGATGCTTCTTAGCCCTCCAAGGTTTACTTCTGGTAGTCCGTATGATGATGACCATCTTGATCAGTCTACTCTTGCTGATACTACTGCTCACCAGACACTTTGGGATTTCCCTTGA